In Elaeis guineensis isolate ETL-2024a chromosome 1, EG11, whole genome shotgun sequence, a genomic segment contains:
- the LOC105032665 gene encoding L-type lectin-domain containing receptor kinase IX.1, translated as MASCNSRSLHILSLLILLLSVSIPLASPLSFNFTGDELKNLIFSNDAYSDGRSIHLTQNQANTSLNGSFGSATYSKAVPLWDEASGMRASFTTNFILSINDLGNLQNSGGLAFFLSTFPFVQDASMSGGGMFGLFKRNGSEADNKVVAVEFGTFWDAEYADARFNHMGIAICSIVSNFSTDLYPKTTGTEQFIASVSYNAITQNLSVFLGDVSISERKWSLFYVVDLRKYLPENVSIGFSASTGNLSETYTIHSWDFNSSNLFSRHLAPSPAPSPSIGNFEAKQKGKMRLVVKLAIGIGIFVCVLVLVLFVAWHKRASGGMEEEEEMALELSINNAFKRGGGPKKFSYGALAIATRNFAKEAKLGEGGFGEVYKGVLHDTKQEVAIKRISRNSRQGKKEYISEVTIISRLRHRNLVQLIGYCHERGDLLLVYEYMPNKSLDYHLYSEERLLTWPQRYEIAFGLASALLYLHEEWEQCVVHRDVKPSNVMLDSGFQAKLGDFGLARLVDHDANMHTTDAAGTRGYIAPEYATTGKASKESDVYSFGVVILEIACGRKSIDLKEEEDRVNLVEWVWELYGKNMCLTAVDKRLKMEFDERQMVRFMIVGLWCIHPDYNLRPSIRQAINVLKFDGPLPDLPSKMPVAMYLSPMDTPNLILASSSSSRVSINSKVPTQT; from the exons ATGGCTTCCTGCAACTCTAGATCTCTCCACATCCTATCTCTCCTCATTCTGTTGTTATCTGTCTCGATCCCCCTTGCAAGCCCACTGTCTTTCAACTTCACTGGCGATGAATTGAAGAACTTAATCTTCTCTAACGACGCCTACTCTGACGGCAGGAGCATCCACCTGACCCAGAACCAGGCGAATACTTCCCTTAATGGTAGCTTTGGAAGCGCCACATATTCTAAAGCGGTGCCTCTCTGGGACGAAGCTTCGGGAATGCGTGCCAGTTTCACCACAAATTTCATACTCTCTATCAACGATTTAGGAAACCTGCAAAATTCCGGTGGGCTTGCCTTCTTCCTCTCCACCTTCCCTTTTGTCCAAGACGCATCGATGTCAGGTGGCGGAATGTTTGGACTATTTAAAAGAAATGGCAGCGAAGCAGATAATAAGGTCGTGGCTGTCGAATTTGGTACCTTCTGGGACGCGGAATACGCGGATGCAAGGTTCAACCATATGGGCATCGCTATTTGCTCGATCGTTTCCAACTTCTCGACAGACTTGTATCCTAAAACCACAGGGACTGAACAATTCATTGCATCCGTTAGTTATAATGCTATTACTCAAAATTTGAGCGTCTTCCTTGGTGATGTTTCAATATCAGAGAGAAAATGGAGCCTGTTTTATGTTGTGGACTTGAGGAAATACCTGCCTGAGAATGTATCTATTGGTTTCTCAGCTTCCACCGGTAACCTTAGCGAGACGTATACCATCCATTCCTGGGATTTCAATTCCTCCAATTTATTTTCTCGACATCTTGCTCCCAGTCCTGCACCTAGTCCGAGTATTGGAAATTTTGAAGCCAAGCAAAAAGGTAAGATGAGATTGGTTGTGAAGCTGGCTATTGGTATTGGGATCTTTGTGTGTGTGTTGGTTTTAGTGTTGTTTGTAGCATGGCATAAGAGGGCTAGTGGAGggatggaagaagaagaggagatggCTCTTGAATTGTCCATCAATAATGCATTCAAGAGAGGTGGCGGCCCTAAGAAATTTTCTTATGGTGCACTTGCGATTGCAACTAGAAATTTTGCTAAGGAGGCAAAGCTTGGGGAAGGAGGTTTTGGGGAGGTTTACAAGGGAGTGTTGCATGATACGAAGCAAGAAGTGGCAATCAAAAGGATTTCTAGAAACTCTAGGCAAGGGAAGAAGGAGTACATCTCGGAAGTCACGATTATAAGCCGGCTGAGGCATCGCAATCTTGTCCAACTCATTGGCTATTGCCACGAAAGAGGTGATTTGTTACTTGTCTATGAGTACATGCCTAACAAAAGCCTTGATTACCATCTATACAGCGAGGAGAGATTGCTGACATGGCCGCAGAGGTACGAGATCGCATTCGGCTTGGCCTCGGCACTACTCTATCTTCACGAAGAGTGGGAGCAGTGCGTGGTCCATAGAGATGTCAAGCCAAGCAACGTGATGCTGGATTCAGGGTTCCAAGCTAAGCTTGGTGATTTTGGGCTCGCAAGGCTTGTGGATCATGACGCTAACATGCACACAACAGATGCGGCTGGGACCAGGGGATACATCGCACCTGAATATGCCACTACAG GGAAAGCTAGCAAAGAATCAGATGTATACAGCTTTGGAGTTGTTATACTAGAAATTGCATGTGGTAGAAAATCAATTGATTTAAAAGAGGAGGAAGACAGGGTGAATTTGGTAGAGTGGGTTTGGGAGCTTTATGGCAAGAATATGTGTTTAACAGCAGTGGATAAAAGATTAAAGATGGAATTCGATGAGAGACAAATGGTGCGCTTCATGATTGTAGGGTTATGGTGTATTCATCCAGATTATAATTTGAGACCGTCAATAAGACAAGCAATTAATGTTCTCAAATTTGATGGTCCACTACCTGATCTACCATCAAAGATGCCTGTAGCAATGTATTTATCTCCCATGGATACTCCTAACTTAATCCTAGCATCATCATCATCTAGCAGGGTTTCAATTAACTCTAAAGTTCCAACTCAAACATGA